One genomic segment of Streptomyces liangshanensis includes these proteins:
- a CDS encoding XdhC family protein, with the protein MLDIAEELDRWVRQGRDFAVATVVAVTGSAPRSPGAALAVDSEGTAIGSVSGGCVEGAVYELCAQALRDGEPVLERFGYADEDAFAVGLTCGGVIDILVTPVRAASAGRQVYAAALAAAARGEAAALARVTEGPAELVGRALLVRPDGSYEGGLGGHPELDRTAAGEARALLDAGRTTTFVVGEGGSRCGRPLTLLVESRVPPPRMIVFGAIDFASALARAGKFVGYHVTVCDARPVFATAARFPDADEVVVAWPHRYLESARVDGRTVLCVLTHDVKFDVPLLERALRMPVAFVGAMGSRRTHEDRNARLREVGVTEAELSRLRSPIGLDLGARTPEETALSIVAEVVATRRGGTGTPLTGAHTPIHHDPAPSPPRPAACAPAAGAA; encoded by the coding sequence ATGCTGGACATCGCGGAAGAGCTGGACCGTTGGGTCCGGCAGGGGCGCGACTTCGCCGTCGCCACGGTGGTGGCGGTCACCGGCAGCGCGCCCCGGTCGCCGGGAGCCGCGCTCGCCGTCGACAGCGAGGGCACGGCGATCGGCTCGGTCTCCGGCGGGTGCGTGGAGGGGGCGGTGTACGAACTCTGCGCCCAGGCGCTCCGGGACGGCGAGCCCGTCCTGGAGCGGTTCGGCTACGCCGACGAGGACGCCTTCGCCGTGGGGCTGACCTGCGGCGGGGTCATCGACATCCTGGTGACGCCGGTACGGGCCGCCTCCGCCGGGCGGCAGGTGTACGCGGCCGCGCTGGCCGCCGCCGCGCGGGGGGAGGCGGCGGCGCTGGCCCGGGTCACCGAGGGGCCGGCGGAACTGGTGGGGCGGGCCCTGCTCGTACGCCCCGACGGATCGTACGAGGGCGGCCTCGGCGGCCATCCGGAACTGGACCGCACGGCCGCGGGCGAGGCGCGCGCCCTGCTGGACGCGGGCCGCACCACCACGTTCGTCGTGGGCGAGGGCGGCTCCCGGTGCGGCCGGCCCCTGACGCTGCTCGTGGAGTCGCGGGTGCCGCCGCCGCGCATGATCGTGTTCGGCGCGATCGACTTCGCGTCGGCGCTGGCCCGGGCGGGGAAGTTCGTGGGTTACCACGTGACGGTGTGCGACGCGCGCCCCGTCTTCGCCACGGCCGCGCGCTTCCCCGACGCGGACGAGGTGGTGGTCGCCTGGCCCCACCGCTACCTGGAGTCGGCGCGGGTGGACGGGCGGACGGTGTTGTGCGTCCTCACGCACGACGTGAAGTTCGACGTGCCGTTACTGGAAAGGGCGTTGAGGATGCCGGTCGCCTTCGTCGGCGCGATGGGGTCGCGCCGTACGCACGAGGACCGGAACGCGCGGTTGCGGGAGGTGGGGGTGACGGAGGCGGAGCTCTCCCGGCTGCGCTCCCCGATCGGGCTCGACCTGGGCGCGCGGACGCCGGAGGAGACGGCGTTGTCGATCGTCGCGGAGGTAGTGGCAACGCGCCGAGGCGGCACAGGCACCCCCCTAACGGGCGCCCACACCCCGATCCACCACGACCCGGCCCCCTCACCTCCCCGGCCAGCCGCCTGCGCCCCGGCGGCGGGCGCCGCCTAA
- a CDS encoding glycoside hydrolase family 9 protein — MLSPSRPTRATLVALAVAATALPAALGSGHAAAQSGVRGFADPSPVRVNQIGYLAGADKIATVVSARTTPLAWRLTDTTRGKVVATGTTRIHGTDRASGDHVHRADFSAVTRPGTYRLTVGGDESGGEGDGDGRGGSSVPFVVADTPLYPHLAREAMQYFYFHRLGTPVLARHLQSPAHAHDALHPGDSSVPCYEDWCGKQRLNVAQSWADAGDFGIYPVNHAIAAWTLMNLYERRPTVHGDSTLRIPERRNGRPDLLDEVEYGSRFLSGMLPASGLASHKVHNHRWSAFPVHDVAAENAEPRSAMGPSTNATYAVARTDAQLARVLRPFDPARADRLWASAQEAWKRAEAAPDVDYTDTTPDAVGGGDYPDPGNDDDRYAAAAELFLTAQRRARSGEDKGSAEPYRKAVTGSPHYGTITDFSWADVAPLGTLSLLAVDNDLPAADLTAMRGRLKAFCDEVIAVLDAEGYPAPIPGSGPYPWGSNSAVVNRMLLLGTDYDLTADPRALRAMHRSMDYLMGANAMRLSYVTGYGAYHETDLHDRLAWGRYPATPYPRGWLSGGPNSTLINDTATPTGRPAAKSYAGPGTAPAAWGSKENTVNWNAPLVWAATYLELTTPDLAVARTAAGSEADAGAEAAVRVPRTPRSAAPAAITAAGRTPRPAR; from the coding sequence ATGCTGTCCCCGTCCCGCCCGACCCGCGCCACCCTCGTGGCGCTCGCCGTCGCCGCCACCGCGCTGCCTGCCGCCCTGGGGTCCGGCCACGCCGCCGCGCAGTCGGGCGTCCGGGGGTTTGCCGATCCCAGTCCCGTTCGGGTGAACCAGATCGGCTACCTCGCGGGGGCCGACAAGATCGCCACCGTCGTGTCCGCCCGCACCACCCCGCTCGCCTGGCGGCTCACCGACACCACGCGGGGCAAGGTCGTGGCCACCGGGACCACCCGGATCCACGGCACGGACCGCGCGTCCGGCGACCACGTGCACCGGGCCGACTTCTCCGCCGTGACCAGACCGGGGACGTACCGCCTCACCGTCGGCGGGGACGAGAGCGGAGGTGAGGGCGACGGTGACGGCCGGGGCGGCAGCAGCGTTCCCTTTGTCGTCGCCGACACCCCCCTCTACCCGCACCTCGCCCGCGAGGCCATGCAGTACTTCTACTTCCACCGCCTCGGCACCCCCGTCCTCGCCCGCCACCTCCAGAGCCCCGCCCACGCCCACGACGCGCTGCACCCGGGCGACAGTTCCGTCCCCTGTTACGAGGACTGGTGCGGGAAGCAGCGGCTGAACGTCGCCCAGTCCTGGGCCGACGCCGGGGACTTCGGGATCTACCCCGTCAACCACGCCATCGCCGCGTGGACCCTGATGAACCTCTACGAACGCCGCCCCACCGTCCACGGCGACTCCACCCTCAGGATCCCCGAACGGCGCAACGGCCGCCCCGACCTCCTCGACGAGGTGGAGTACGGCTCACGCTTCCTGTCCGGGATGCTCCCCGCGTCCGGCCTCGCCTCGCACAAGGTGCACAACCACCGCTGGAGCGCCTTCCCCGTCCACGACGTCGCCGCCGAGAACGCCGAGCCCCGTTCGGCGATGGGCCCGTCCACGAACGCCACCTACGCCGTGGCCCGTACCGACGCCCAACTCGCGCGCGTGCTCCGGCCCTTCGACCCGGCCCGCGCCGACCGGCTCTGGGCGTCGGCCCAGGAGGCGTGGAAGCGCGCCGAGGCCGCCCCCGACGTCGACTACACCGACACCACCCCCGACGCCGTGGGCGGGGGCGACTACCCGGACCCCGGGAACGACGACGACCGTTACGCGGCCGCCGCCGAGCTGTTCCTCACCGCCCAGCGCCGCGCCCGGAGCGGAGAGGACAAGGGGAGCGCGGAGCCGTACCGCAAGGCCGTCACCGGCTCCCCGCACTACGGCACCATCACCGACTTCAGCTGGGCCGACGTCGCCCCCCTCGGAACGCTCTCCCTGCTCGCCGTGGACAACGACCTGCCCGCCGCCGATCTCACCGCGATGCGCGGGCGCCTCAAGGCGTTCTGCGACGAGGTGATCGCGGTGCTGGACGCCGAGGGCTACCCGGCGCCGATCCCGGGGAGCGGACCGTACCCCTGGGGCTCCAACTCCGCGGTCGTCAACCGCATGTTGCTGCTCGGCACCGACTACGACCTCACCGCCGACCCCCGCGCGCTCCGGGCCATGCACCGCTCCATGGACTACCTGATGGGCGCCAACGCGATGCGCCTGTCGTACGTCACCGGGTACGGCGCGTACCACGAGACCGACCTGCACGACCGGCTCGCCTGGGGGCGCTACCCGGCGACACCGTACCCCCGGGGCTGGCTGTCCGGCGGTCCCAACAGCACGCTCATCAACGACACCGCCACCCCCACCGGCCGCCCCGCCGCCAAGTCGTACGCGGGTCCCGGCACCGCCCCCGCCGCCTGGGGCTCCAAGGAGAACACCGTCAACTGGAACGCGCCGCTGGTCTGGGCCGCCACCTACCTGGAGCTGACGACCCCGGATCTGGCAGTCGCCAGGACGGCGGCCGGGTCGGAGGCCGACGCGGGAGCCGAGGCGGCGGTACGGGTGCCGCGGACACCCCGGTCCGCGGCACCCGCCGCGATCACAGCGGCAGGGCGCACACCGCGACCGGCGAGGTGA
- a CDS encoding FAD binding domain-containing protein: protein MDFLRPATWQEALAAKAEHPSAVPIAGGTDVMVEINFDHRRPEHLLDLNRIGELTTWQIADDHVRLGASVPYAAIMENLRTELPGLALASHTVASPQIRNRGGVGGNLGTASPAGDAHPALLAAGAEVEAESVRGTRLIPIDDFYTGVKRNALAPDELIRAVRVKKADGPQQYSKVGTRNAMVIAVCAFGLALHPDTRTVRTGIGSAAPTPVRARVAEDFLGAALEEGGFWDNGKVITPSVVRQFADLVAAACNPIDDVRGTARYRRHAVGVMARRQLGWTWERYRGAGRTLRGAA, encoded by the coding sequence ATGGACTTCCTTCGCCCCGCCACCTGGCAGGAGGCGCTCGCCGCCAAGGCCGAGCACCCCTCCGCCGTGCCCATCGCCGGGGGCACGGACGTCATGGTCGAGATCAACTTCGACCACCGCAGGCCCGAGCACCTGCTCGACCTGAACCGCATCGGCGAGCTGACCACCTGGCAGATCGCCGACGACCACGTCCGGCTCGGCGCCTCCGTCCCGTACGCCGCCATCATGGAGAACCTGCGGACCGAGCTGCCCGGCCTCGCGCTCGCCTCCCACACCGTCGCCTCGCCGCAGATCCGCAACCGCGGCGGCGTCGGCGGCAACCTCGGCACCGCCTCCCCGGCCGGTGACGCGCACCCCGCGCTCCTGGCCGCGGGCGCCGAGGTCGAGGCCGAGTCGGTACGGGGCACCCGCCTCATCCCGATCGACGACTTCTACACCGGCGTCAAGCGCAACGCCCTCGCGCCCGACGAACTCATCAGGGCCGTACGGGTCAAGAAGGCGGACGGACCGCAGCAGTACTCGAAGGTCGGCACGCGCAACGCGATGGTCATCGCCGTCTGCGCGTTCGGCCTGGCGCTGCACCCGGACACCCGTACGGTACGGACCGGCATCGGCTCGGCCGCCCCCACGCCCGTCCGGGCCCGGGTGGCGGAGGACTTCCTCGGCGCGGCGCTGGAGGAGGGCGGCTTCTGGGACAACGGGAAGGTCATCACCCCGTCGGTCGTCCGGCAGTTCGCGGACCTCGTCGCCGCCGCGTGCAACCCCATCGACGACGTGCGCGGCACCGCCAGGTACCGCCGCCACGCGGTCGGCGTCATGGCCCGCCGCCAGCTCGGCTGGACGTGGGAGCGGTACCGCGGCGCCGGCCGCACTCTCCGAGGAGCTGCCTGA
- a CDS encoding xanthine dehydrogenase family protein molybdopterin-binding subunit: MTSPTRRTGTPRTPTGTPTSLTQGSPTRGGIGESTLRPDGTLKVTGEFAYSSDMWHEDMLWGHTLRSTVAHAEIRSVDISEALAVPGVYAILTYDDLPTEVKHYGLEIQDTPVLAHGKVRHHGEPVAIVAADHPETARRAAARIRIDYAELPVITDEVSATAPGAPLVHEGRDDRPQGPPTGSGPGGTPSSGHVPHPNVVHRQPIVRGDADAAAARADVIVTGDYVFGMQDQAFLGPESGLAVPAEDGGVDLYVATQWLHSDLRQIAPVLGLPDSKVRMTLSGVGGAFGGREDLSMQIHACLLALRTGKPVKMVYNRFESFFGHVHRHPAKLHYEHGATRDGKLTHMRCRIVLDGGAYASASPAVVGNASSLSVGPYVVENVDIEAIALYTNNPPCGAMRGFGAVQACFAYEAQMDKLAAELGLDPVEFRQLNAMEQGTLLPTGQRVDSPAPVAELLRRVKARPLPPEQQWLTAGEAPDVRALPGGLSNTTHGEGVVRGVGYAVGIKNVGFSEGFDDYSTARVRLEVIAGEPVAVVHTAMAEVGQGGVTVHAQIARSELGVAQVTIQPADTRVGSAGSTSASRQTYVTGGAIKNTCEHVREKVLELGRRKFGTYHPAWATAELLLESGKVVTDGGEVLADLADVLEDEVVDLELEWRHRATEAFDLRTGQGNGHVQYSFAAHRAVVEVDTELGLVKVIELAVAQDVGKALNPLSVVGQIQGGSLQGLGVAVMEEIIVDPVTAKVRNPSFTDYLIPTLLDTPTIPVDVLELADEHAPYGLRGIGEAPTLSSTPAILAAIRNATGLELNRTPVRPEHLTGM, from the coding sequence ATGACGTCCCCCACACGTCGTACCGGCACACCCCGGACCCCCACCGGCACCCCCACGAGCCTCACCCAGGGTTCCCCTACCAGGGGCGGCATCGGCGAGTCCACCCTGCGTCCCGACGGCACCCTCAAGGTCACCGGCGAGTTCGCGTACTCCTCGGACATGTGGCACGAGGACATGCTGTGGGGCCACACCCTGCGCTCCACCGTGGCGCATGCCGAGATCCGGTCCGTCGACATCTCCGAGGCCCTCGCCGTCCCCGGTGTGTACGCGATCCTCACCTACGACGACCTGCCGACCGAGGTGAAGCACTACGGCCTGGAGATCCAGGACACGCCCGTCCTCGCCCACGGCAAGGTCCGCCACCACGGCGAGCCCGTCGCGATCGTCGCCGCGGACCACCCGGAGACCGCGCGCCGCGCCGCCGCCAGGATCCGCATCGACTACGCCGAACTCCCCGTCATCACCGACGAGGTGTCGGCCACCGCGCCCGGCGCACCCCTCGTCCACGAGGGCCGCGACGACCGCCCCCAAGGACCTCCGACAGGCTCCGGTCCAGGGGGGACCCCCTCTTCCGGCCACGTCCCCCACCCCAACGTCGTCCACCGCCAGCCCATCGTCCGCGGCGACGCGGACGCGGCGGCGGCGCGCGCGGACGTGATCGTCACCGGGGACTACGTCTTCGGCATGCAGGACCAGGCGTTCCTCGGCCCCGAGTCGGGACTCGCCGTCCCCGCCGAGGACGGCGGCGTCGACCTGTACGTGGCCACCCAGTGGCTCCACTCCGACCTCCGCCAGATCGCCCCCGTCCTCGGCCTGCCCGACAGCAAGGTCCGCATGACCCTGTCCGGCGTCGGCGGCGCGTTCGGGGGCCGCGAGGACCTGTCGATGCAGATCCACGCGTGCCTGCTGGCCCTGCGCACCGGCAAGCCGGTCAAGATGGTCTACAACCGCTTCGAGTCGTTCTTCGGCCATGTCCACCGCCATCCCGCGAAGTTGCACTACGAGCACGGCGCGACGCGCGACGGGAAGCTCACCCACATGAGGTGCCGGATCGTGCTCGACGGCGGCGCGTACGCGTCGGCGTCCCCGGCCGTCGTCGGCAACGCCTCCTCCCTCTCCGTCGGCCCGTACGTCGTCGAGAACGTCGACATCGAGGCGATCGCGCTCTACACCAACAACCCGCCCTGCGGGGCGATGCGCGGCTTCGGCGCCGTCCAGGCGTGCTTCGCGTACGAGGCGCAGATGGACAAGCTGGCGGCCGAACTGGGCCTGGACCCGGTGGAGTTCCGTCAGCTCAACGCCATGGAACAGGGCACACTCCTGCCGACCGGCCAGCGCGTCGACTCACCCGCGCCCGTCGCCGAGCTGCTCCGCCGGGTGAAGGCGAGGCCGCTGCCGCCCGAGCAGCAGTGGCTCACGGCGGGCGAGGCGCCGGACGTCCGGGCGCTGCCCGGCGGCCTGTCCAACACCACGCACGGCGAAGGCGTCGTGCGGGGCGTCGGGTACGCGGTCGGCATCAAGAACGTCGGCTTCTCCGAGGGCTTCGACGACTACTCCACCGCGCGCGTGCGCCTGGAGGTCATCGCGGGGGAGCCGGTCGCCGTCGTGCACACCGCGATGGCCGAGGTCGGCCAGGGCGGGGTGACCGTCCACGCCCAGATCGCCCGCAGCGAACTGGGCGTCGCCCAGGTCACCATCCAGCCCGCCGACACCCGGGTCGGCTCGGCGGGGTCCACCTCCGCCTCCCGCCAGACCTATGTCACGGGCGGCGCGATCAAGAACACCTGCGAGCACGTGCGGGAGAAGGTCCTCGAACTGGGCCGCCGCAAGTTCGGTACGTACCACCCCGCCTGGGCCACCGCCGAACTGCTCCTGGAGAGCGGCAAGGTCGTCACCGACGGCGGCGAGGTGCTCGCCGACCTCGCGGACGTGCTGGAGGACGAGGTGGTGGACCTGGAGCTGGAGTGGCGCCACCGCGCCACCGAGGCCTTCGACCTCCGTACGGGACAGGGCAACGGCCACGTCCAGTACTCCTTCGCGGCCCACCGCGCGGTGGTCGAGGTCGACACCGAACTGGGCCTCGTCAAGGTCATCGAACTGGCCGTGGCGCAGGACGTCGGCAAGGCGCTCAACCCGCTCTCCGTCGTCGGCCAGATCCAGGGCGGCAGCCTCCAGGGCCTCGGGGTGGCCGTCATGGAGGAGATCATCGTCGACCCGGTGACCGCGAAGGTGCGCAACCCGTCCTTCACGGACTACCTCATCCCCACGCTCCTCGACACCCCGACGATCCCCGTCGACGTGCTCGAACTGGCCGACGAGCACGCGCCGTACGGGCTGCGGGGCATCGGCGAGGCACCGACCCTGTCGTCAACCCCCGCGATCCTGGCGGCCATCAGGAACGCGACCGGGCTGGAGCTGAACAGAACACCGGTCCGGCCGGAGCACCTGACAGGCATGTGA
- a CDS encoding PucR family transcriptional regulator ligand-binding domain-containing protein, producing MRLRALLETDALGLRLLGGAGELDRGVRGVMTTDLRDPSRYLSGGELVLTGLAWRRAPKDSEPFVRILDAAGVAGLAAGEAELGHIPEDLVTACVRHRLPLFAVREDVAFATITEHVVRQVSGERAGDLAAVVDRHRRLMTSGPAGGGPEVVLGLLSSDLDLRAWVLTPTGRQVAGGGAPLAASRAAALAAEHLAATRSGRRSPYRVTVAGTAYSLFPIGDPGRGASPAAVKDVRETVLSDWLLAVEADAGEWPAERLDLLQGVAQLISVERDRRDASRTVRRRLAQEVVDLVQDGAAPAEIAARLRVAAPVLLPGVGAAPHWQVVVARVEWAGGEERSAHAAGPVAQAVLEEILTDRTPPGTAPGTDLSDRIAVAHADGEAIALVPLAWTATDLGAGASGAGGSEAGAGGTGASKAGAAGGSEASAAGPGASGTGAAAADVAVDHRPGLDAEALLGAVRGTLGAGLGEDGRLTLGVSAAVHSAEGLRGALEEARHARRVAAARPGRVSAAGHHELASHVLLLPFVPDDVRRAFTARLLDPLREYDKRHRAELIPTLEAFLDCDGSWTRCAARLHLHVNTLRYRVGRIEQLTGRDLSRLEDKLDFFLALRMS from the coding sequence ATGCGGCTGCGCGCACTGCTGGAGACCGACGCGCTGGGCCTGCGGCTGCTGGGCGGCGCGGGTGAGCTGGACCGCGGTGTCCGTGGCGTCATGACCACCGATCTGCGGGACCCGAGCCGCTACCTGTCCGGCGGCGAACTGGTGTTGACAGGTCTCGCCTGGCGGCGCGCCCCGAAGGACTCGGAGCCGTTCGTACGGATCCTCGACGCGGCCGGGGTCGCGGGGCTCGCGGCGGGTGAGGCGGAGCTCGGGCACATCCCGGAGGACCTGGTCACGGCGTGCGTACGGCACCGGCTGCCGCTGTTCGCGGTACGGGAGGACGTGGCCTTCGCGACGATCACCGAGCACGTCGTCCGGCAGGTGTCCGGGGAGCGGGCCGGGGATCTGGCGGCCGTGGTGGACCGGCACCGCAGGCTGATGACGTCGGGGCCGGCGGGCGGGGGGCCCGAAGTGGTGCTGGGCCTGCTCTCCTCGGACCTGGACCTGCGGGCGTGGGTCCTGACGCCGACCGGGCGGCAGGTCGCGGGCGGTGGCGCGCCGCTGGCCGCGTCCCGGGCGGCGGCGCTGGCGGCGGAGCATCTGGCGGCCACCCGTTCGGGACGGAGGTCGCCCTATCGGGTGACCGTCGCGGGGACGGCGTACTCCCTCTTCCCGATCGGGGACCCGGGGCGCGGGGCGTCGCCGGCCGCCGTCAAGGACGTGCGCGAGACCGTGTTGTCGGACTGGCTCCTCGCCGTCGAGGCGGACGCGGGCGAGTGGCCGGCGGAGCGGCTGGACCTGCTCCAGGGGGTGGCGCAGCTGATCTCGGTGGAACGGGACCGGCGTGACGCGTCGCGTACGGTACGGCGGCGGCTCGCCCAGGAGGTCGTGGACCTGGTCCAGGACGGGGCGGCCCCGGCGGAGATCGCGGCGCGCCTGCGGGTCGCCGCACCGGTGCTGCTGCCGGGGGTGGGGGCGGCTCCGCACTGGCAGGTGGTGGTGGCCCGGGTGGAGTGGGCGGGTGGGGAGGAGAGGTCGGCGCACGCGGCGGGTCCCGTCGCGCAGGCGGTCCTGGAGGAGATCCTGACCGACCGCACCCCACCGGGGACGGCGCCGGGGACGGACCTGTCGGACCGCATCGCGGTGGCCCATGCGGACGGCGAGGCGATCGCATTGGTACCGCTGGCCTGGACGGCGACGGACTTGGGGGCGGGCGCTTCGGGTGCGGGTGGCTCGGAGGCGGGCGCTGGGGGCACGGGCGCTTCGAAGGCGGGCGCTGCGGGTGGCTCGGAGGCGAGCGCTGCGGGTCCGGGTGCTTCGGGTACGGGCGCCGCCGCCGCCGACGTCGCGGTCGATCACCGGCCCGGGCTGGACGCCGAGGCCTTGTTGGGGGCCGTGCGGGGGACGTTGGGGGCCGGGCTCGGGGAGGACGGGCGGCTGACGCTCGGCGTGAGCGCCGCCGTGCACTCGGCCGAGGGACTGCGCGGCGCGCTGGAGGAGGCCCGGCACGCCCGTCGCGTCGCGGCGGCGCGGCCGGGGCGGGTCAGCGCGGCCGGGCACCACGAACTGGCCTCGCACGTCCTGCTGCTGCCCTTCGTCCCCGACGACGTCCGACGGGCGTTCACGGCACGGCTGCTGGACCCCCTGCGGGAGTACGACAAGCGCCACCGCGCGGAGTTGATCCCCACGCTGGAGGCATTCCTCGACTGCGACGGCTCCTGGACCCGCTGCGCCGCACGGCTGCACCTCCACGTCAACACCCTGCGCTACCGGGTCGGCCGCATCGAGCAGTTGACCGGCCGCGACCTGTCCCGCCTGGAGGACAAGTTGGACTTCTTCCTCGCGCTGCGGATGAGCTGA
- a CDS encoding NCS2 family permease, with amino-acid sequence MTQSSVRPTTTAEDAGSTGSRPPAGRSGIDRYFEISHRGSTFAREVRGGVTTFMAMAYILLLNPLILSGEDVAGDTLARSALITATALAAALTTLLMGLVGKVPLALAAGLSVSGVLAGQVVPVMTWPQAMAMCVLYGVVICLLVVTGLREMIMNAIPLALKHAITIGIGMFVALIGLVKAGFVHASQGGGPVTLGPAGQLAGWPVLLFCVTLLLIFMLQIRQVPGAILIGIVLGSIAAAVLNATGAVGARAWGSGPPELTGSAVSLPDFSLFGKVDFGGWGDVGAMTVGMIVFTLVLAGFFDAMATIIGVGTEAGLADERGRMPGLSKALFVDGAGGAVGGLAGGSGQTVFVESATGVGEGARTGLASVVTGLLFAACLFFTPLTQLVPGEVAAAALVVIGAMMAQNARHVDWGDRAVAVPVFLTVVLMPFTYSITAGVAAGVISYTALRVAQGKGRETGAFMWGLTAVFVVFYALHPIESWLGV; translated from the coding sequence ATGACCCAGTCGTCAGTACGGCCCACGACCACCGCCGAGGACGCCGGCAGCACCGGCTCGCGTCCTCCGGCCGGACGGTCCGGGATCGACCGCTACTTCGAGATCTCCCACCGGGGATCGACCTTCGCCCGCGAGGTCCGCGGCGGCGTCACGACCTTCATGGCCATGGCGTACATCCTCCTGCTCAACCCCCTCATCCTGTCCGGCGAGGACGTCGCGGGAGACACCCTCGCCCGGTCCGCCCTCATCACCGCGACCGCGCTCGCCGCGGCGCTCACCACCCTCCTGATGGGCCTCGTCGGGAAGGTGCCGCTCGCCCTGGCCGCCGGGCTCTCCGTGTCCGGTGTGCTCGCCGGGCAGGTCGTGCCCGTGATGACCTGGCCGCAGGCCATGGCCATGTGCGTGCTGTACGGGGTGGTGATCTGCCTCCTGGTGGTCACCGGCCTGCGCGAGATGATCATGAACGCCATCCCGCTCGCCCTGAAACACGCCATCACCATCGGCATCGGCATGTTCGTCGCCCTCATCGGACTGGTGAAGGCCGGGTTCGTCCACGCCTCGCAGGGCGGCGGCCCGGTCACCCTCGGCCCGGCCGGCCAGCTCGCCGGGTGGCCCGTCCTGCTCTTCTGCGTGACGCTGCTGCTCATCTTCATGCTCCAGATACGCCAGGTGCCGGGCGCGATCCTGATCGGCATCGTCCTCGGCTCGATCGCCGCCGCGGTCCTCAACGCCACCGGCGCCGTCGGCGCCCGGGCCTGGGGGAGCGGACCGCCCGAACTGACCGGCAGCGCGGTCTCGTTGCCCGACTTCTCGCTCTTCGGGAAGGTGGACTTCGGCGGCTGGGGGGACGTGGGCGCGATGACGGTGGGGATGATCGTCTTCACCCTGGTGCTCGCGGGTTTCTTCGACGCGATGGCGACCATCATCGGAGTCGGTACGGAGGCGGGGCTCGCGGACGAGCGGGGCCGGATGCCGGGCCTGTCCAAGGCGTTGTTCGTCGACGGGGCCGGCGGCGCCGTCGGCGGGCTGGCGGGCGGCTCCGGCCAGACCGTGTTCGTCGAGTCCGCGACGGGCGTCGGCGAGGGGGCGCGTACCGGCCTGGCCTCCGTCGTCACCGGCCTGCTCTTCGCCGCCTGCCTCTTCTTCACCCCGCTCACCCAACTCGTCCCGGGAGAGGTCGCCGCCGCCGCCCTGGTGGTCATCGGCGCGATGATGGCGCAGAACGCCCGGCACGTGGACTGGGGCGACCGGGCCGTCGCCGTCCCCGTCTTCCTGACGGTGGTCCTGATGCCGTTCACGTACTCCATCACCGCCGGGGTCGCGGCGGGCGTCATCTCGTACACCGCCCTCAGGGTGGCGCAGGGCAAGGGGCGGGAGACCGGTGCCTTCATGTGGGGGCTCACGGCGGTCTTCGTCGTCTTCTACGCCCTGCACCCGATCGAATCCTGGCTGGGCGTCTGA
- a CDS encoding (2Fe-2S)-binding protein yields the protein MRVNFTVNGRRHEADDVWEGESLLYVLRERLGLPGSKNACEQGECGSCTVRLDGVPVCACLVAAGQVEGREVLTVEGLAEYAGQRDRERGDGRGGEGVPGGAPGGVPGGEGVRAGQLSHVQQAFMDAGAVQCGFCTPGLLVAADEMLERNPSPTDADIREALSGNLCRCTGYEAILDAVRLAAARQEEANRR from the coding sequence ATGCGAGTGAACTTCACGGTCAACGGACGCCGGCACGAGGCCGACGACGTCTGGGAGGGCGAGAGCCTGCTGTACGTCCTGCGGGAGCGGCTGGGCCTGCCCGGCTCCAAGAACGCCTGTGAACAGGGCGAATGCGGTTCTTGTACGGTACGGCTCGACGGCGTGCCCGTGTGCGCGTGCCTGGTCGCGGCCGGACAGGTGGAGGGCCGCGAGGTGCTGACGGTCGAGGGCCTGGCGGAGTACGCGGGGCAGCGCGACCGCGAGCGCGGCGACGGCCGGGGCGGGGAGGGCGTTCCGGGCGGTGCCCCGGGCGGTGTTCCGGGCGGGGAGGGCGTGCGGGCGGGCCAACTGTCACACGTGCAGCAGGCGTTCATGGACGCCGGCGCCGTGCAGTGCGGCTTCTGCACCCCCGGGCTCCTGGTCGCCGCCGACGAGATGCTGGAGCGCAACCCGTCCCCGACCGACGCGGACATCCGCGAGGCACTCTCCGGCAACCTCTGCCGTTGCACCGGGTACGAGGCGATCCTCGACGCGGTACGGCTGGCCGCGGCGCGACAGGAAGAGGCGAACCGACGATGA